The following proteins come from a genomic window of Nodosilinea sp. FACHB-141:
- a CDS encoding DUF4333 domain-containing protein — MLRLSKYLIWPLALGLAACGNRLDTAEVESAIQADIERQGRRLSLKAVLCPKDVSRQAEAYFRCVGEVDGGGTFTINVIQQDNQGNVTWEVPNSKALLNLPKVEDSIQQELSQAYSQRAQIDCGSATYRVNQPGDRFECQVVGEVTTDTSTITAVLVNIDPDGDLNWQEQTAAPGASLQAIAAPGSSSPTGTAAPQAKPSAAPTTMPKSTAVTGPTGRTVNRPYVRGDDD, encoded by the coding sequence ATGCTGAGATTGTCTAAGTACTTGATCTGGCCGTTGGCTCTAGGGCTGGCGGCCTGTGGCAACCGGCTCGACACCGCTGAGGTCGAGAGCGCCATTCAGGCTGATATTGAGCGCCAGGGCCGCCGACTCTCGCTCAAGGCTGTGCTCTGCCCTAAGGATGTCTCACGCCAGGCGGAGGCCTATTTTCGCTGTGTAGGCGAGGTGGATGGTGGCGGCACCTTTACGATCAACGTGATTCAGCAAGACAACCAGGGCAATGTCACCTGGGAAGTGCCCAATTCTAAAGCGCTGCTCAATCTGCCCAAGGTCGAAGACAGTATTCAGCAGGAACTCTCGCAGGCCTACAGCCAGCGAGCCCAAATTGACTGCGGCAGCGCTACCTACCGAGTAAATCAGCCAGGCGATCGCTTTGAGTGCCAGGTTGTGGGGGAAGTGACTACCGACACCAGCACCATCACCGCTGTTTTAGTCAACATCGACCCCGACGGCGACCTCAACTGGCAGGAGCAGACGGCTGCCCCTGGGGCCTCCCTCCAAGCGATCGCGGCCCCAGGCAGCTCATCACCCACTGGCACCGCCGCACCTCAGGCCAAGCCTTCAGCCGCCCCTACGACCATGCCTAAATCTACTGCGGTGACAGGCCCCACTGGGCGTACCGTCAATCGCCCCTACGTTCGCGGCGATGATGATTAG
- a CDS encoding MotA/TolQ/ExbB proton channel family protein: MATVLDVLVKGGPVMVPIMGCSVLTIATALERALFWTKLLRREDQVVSEVLDASRQDLSKAAEIAAQSQDLPIGRFLLAPLRLKQPSPETFRLAMETVGDRELVKMRKGDKLLETVVAIAPLLGLLGTVTGLIATFSNLNIGGGGSGEQASAAAAGIGEALITTAAGMVVAILALLIFRVLVTLQAQQVDYFSDAGNELELIYRQYWHEPTTLANDPAHRGEFIGSSDRL; this comes from the coding sequence ATGGCAACTGTTCTCGACGTTTTGGTCAAGGGTGGACCCGTAATGGTGCCCATTATGGGGTGCTCAGTACTCACCATTGCCACGGCCCTGGAGCGTGCCCTGTTTTGGACAAAGCTCCTGCGGCGAGAAGACCAGGTCGTATCTGAGGTGCTTGATGCTTCCCGGCAGGACCTGAGCAAGGCTGCTGAGATTGCAGCCCAGTCTCAAGATTTGCCCATCGGCCGGTTTTTGCTCGCTCCTCTGCGGCTCAAGCAGCCCTCTCCCGAAACCTTTCGTCTGGCGATGGAAACCGTGGGCGATCGCGAATTGGTCAAAATGCGCAAGGGCGACAAGCTTCTAGAAACCGTCGTGGCAATCGCACCGCTGCTGGGCCTGTTGGGAACGGTAACCGGCCTGATCGCCACCTTCAGCAACCTCAACATTGGCGGCGGCGGCTCAGGAGAGCAGGCGAGCGCCGCCGCCGCTGGTATTGGCGAAGCGTTGATTACCACGGCAGCGGGCATGGTCGTCGCCATCCTGGCGCTGCTAATCTTTCGCGTCTTGGTGACTCTACAAGCGCAGCAGGTCGACTACTTTTCCGATGCTGGCAATGAGCTAGAACTCATCTACCGCCAGTATTGGCACGAGCCCACCACTCTAGCCAACGACCCCGCCCACCGGGGAGAGTTTATCGGCAGCAGCGATCGCCTTTAG